TATacttttagaaaaattccGTTTCCTCTTCTCTAGAGTTCTCCTCGGCGAATTTGTTGATCTTTTCAAGCTCCAGACATCTTCTATAACTGGCGTAGAGCTTCAAACTTGACCAACTAATGGCCGCAGTACCGCAACCtataatattgaaaatcattCTGAATTCTGATGGGGAGCAGTTCGGTGACCATTCAATTTTAAACTTTTTCTGTgcccaaagaaaaagtttcaatAGAAGACCTCCTGTACATTTTCCAACAAGAGGCCAAACTATCTTTTCTGCTAAAATAGTATACCAGCTCCGCCTGATAAAAAACTCGTCGACGGGGACCATATGGTTCgtattttcaaaatctccATGATATAAATTCCTCCCTCCTTTATCGATCAGCTTCTTGTAGATTAGATCAAAAAACCGCTTGAGACTAAAATTGTAGCAAAACGTCGCCAAATTAGAGTATAAAATTATTTTGGGTAATCCTATCCCCTTGTAGTACTTGTTCCCGGCGGTTTTAACGATATTGAGGTATACCCATTTGAAGAGTATTGCGTTAGCGCTCACATTAGAAATATTACTCAGGTAATGTAAGAATCCACATATTATTATCGAAGAGGTCAATGGAATGCTTAATAAACCGCGTTCAGTCTGGGCATACACGTCCAACGCCTTCGTAGTACTTATATTCAACATATTTCTTAGAACATTTTCAGGAAACAGGCAGCGCAATTGCCACAATCCAAGATCGAAACTTGTCTTTTCAGGATTCAAGAGAAATGAACTAGTGATTCCCAATGGGACAACATACCGTGTAATTTTCTGCCACTGGTAAAATAGAGATAATACAGGAGAATAAGTCGTTACTGTGGGTCTTTTTATaaagtttgttttcttgcACTGGGGACACTGGCCAAATTTCAACAGAACGTAGGGTGGATGATTATTTCTCTTGGTATAAAGAGACATTATATTGAACAGGTaatcattttgaaatggaaCCGATTTTTGCCCCCAAATAGGTCGTGTCTCCCATATTTCAGccaatgaaaaagttgtCATAAAGTCGTGATGTCCATCCACGAGGCATTTCAAACTGGTTATTATAGGTAAATCGGCACCCTTTGGTGAATCGAGTGGGTCTGAAAGGAAAAGTTCAACGTGTATTTGGTACAGCCATTTTATGTAGCAACTTTTATGAATTTGCAAATTGCAACCGCATGTGTGCAGTAGCCATGTAGAATCATACGTGGAGTCCTCCAGACATATCCAACATATACAGCGTTTTTTTCTGAGAgctggaaaaaattggaatgGTATCATGTAGGGTCGGCGACGGCTTGCCGAACTCTTGTAATGTATAAATTCGGTCAAAACTATTATGGTTCACTTTCGTTTTTGAAGCAACTTGCTTATGCTTTCAATTTCACTACGCttgaaaataatcaaaTGCAATAAATTGAGAATAGGGCGacaagcttttttttttttcattggaaTATTCACGATTAAAAAACACATAACTTTATTATTTACGTAACAAAGTTTTCcagtatatatatatatttacagaGTAATAATGTCTTTGGCTAAAAGGCTAGAATGATcggctttttttcttcttccccTCCTTATTGCATTGGTTGCTGGAGGTCCATCATTACATATTTTCTCATCAGATTCTTCTTAATGTTTCTCTTCAAACACAAAGGATCTTCAACGCCGTGTTCTTTTAGGAACTGATTACACTTCGTATCATCCAATAATAACTCCGATGTTCGAGTTTGAATAGAATCAATTACATCTCGCTGTTTCTCTAGATTGACCTCTAGTTCAGATATATTTAGTTGCAAAAGTTGTCTCACCGTTTCCCGCGAAAAATCCTGGATACCATATCTTTGTTTAATTTCCGATAACTCTTTCGGCGTTGATCCCTTAGACAATGCTTCTTGGATAATTCTAATATCATGTAGTAGGGTCGtcttttcatttaattttctttctctttctgaTCTTTTGTCCAAGAACTCTTTTGCCCTTTGGGCTTCCTCCTTAGCGACACTTAATTGAGCTTCAGATTCGTACAAGGCAAATTGTTGACCTTTATTTCTAATGATCTCAGCAATGGCAAAGAacttcctttttgaaagcGGTCTTGTCGCTTCTATTCTTACCAGATCACCTTCCCTTGATATCTCGCCTTCATCGTGCACCAAATAGTCCCTTCTATGGAACAATTCCTTAttgattttcttattaAATACTTTTGTCTCCACACGTACCTTAACCGTCTTTTGCATCTTCCCTTGGGAGACGACCAAGCCTAAAAAGTTTTGACGGGCCATTACAACGTAAAATCCActagttttcaaaatttctcaaCTTTGAGAACTCACGCCCGTTTTAGGTTATTATAAGTTCCCTATAAAAGCTTGATGCTAACTAGCTATCGCCTAAAATTAGcttaaaattcaaaattcttgaggaaaagaagaagcaattATTCTGTTACCCGTATATGATGCATTACCCTGTTTATGActcctttttgaaagaagacTCTTTTTATGGAGTCATGATATTTGGAGGAGTCACCCAGATCAGACATCGAGCCGTAAAGTGTTTTTGATAAGCTGGTCGAAATATCCCCAATAAGTATAAAGGGAAGTATAATCAATCAATACAATTCACTCGGCCTTCTTGCTTCGTTCATTAATGGCTGCTGTTATCCGTGTCTTCTTGCCTTATTGCTGCCGCTGTTACATTACGCACTCATCAATTTGACTACAgctcattgaaaaagggGAATTCTTTGTAGAAGGTATAAGTAACATGTTTAGGACGAGAGTGGGCGCTATCTTCAGGTCAGGCGCCAATTACGTTTCTCAGGCTAGATCCAGATCACTCCATTCTCAGTCAATTTTACTCAAAGCAGCCGTTGCTGACATATCATCTTCGCAATATACGAAGATTTACAATCctgatttgaagaatattgaGAGACCGCTAGATACATTTCCCAGACGTCATTTAGGTCCTTCTCCAAACGAtgttaaaaaaatgttaaaAACAATGCATTACACCGATTTAAACACATTTGTAGAAGAGCTTGTTCCGCctaatattttgaaaagaagaccCTTGAATCTAGAAGCTCCTAGTAAAGGATTCTGTGAACAGGAAATGATTCAACATTTGGAGAAAATTGCGAATAAAAACCGCTATAAAGTTAGAAACTTCATCGGTAAGGGTTACTACGGTACGATTTTACCGCCAGTTATCCAAAGAAACCTATTAGAAAGCCCAGAATGGTATACTTCCTACACTCCGTATCAACCTGAAATTTCTCAGGGTAGATTGGAAGCATTATTAAACTTCCAAACGGTTGTTTCAGATTTGACTGGTTTGCCCGTGGCAAACGCCTCATTGTTAGATGAGGGTACAGCCGCTGGTGAAGCCATGCTATTGTCGTTCAATGTTTCcaggaagaaaaaatttaagtACGTGATAGATAAGAAATTGCATCAGCAAACTAAGAGCGTTATCCGCACCAGGGCAATGCCATTCAATATTGAAATTGTGGAGGTTGATTGTTCAGATATCGAGGACGCTGTGAATGTTTTAAAAAACCCCGATGTATCTGGTTGCTTAGTTCAATATCCAGCAACAGATGGTTCAATTTTAGCACCCGATGCGATGAAGCAACTTTCTGAAGCGTTGCATTCTCATAAGTCTTTGCTGTCAGTTGCTTCAGATTTAATGGCTTTGACACTACTGAAACCACCCGCTGATTACGGTGCTGACATTGTCTTGGGGTCTTCTCAAAGATTTGGCGTCCCAATGGGTTATGGTGGTCCTCACGCTGCTTTTTTCGCCGTTATAAATAAATTGAATAGAAAGATTCCTGGTAGAATTGTCGGTATATCTAAGGACCGCTTAGGTAACACAGCATTGCGTTTAGCCCTACAAACTAGAGAGCAACACATTAAGCGCGACAAGGCAACTTCAAACATTTGTACTGCGCAAGCTCTTTTGGCCAATGTCGCCTCCAGTTACTGCGTTTATCATGGTCCCAGGGGTTTGCAGAATATTTCCGAGAGGATATTCAGCTTAACATCGATATTAGCGAACGCCATTAAAGATGGTAGCTGTCCCCATCAATTAATCAACCAAACCTGGTTTGATACTTTGACCATAAAATTGGGCAATGGTGTAAATTCTCAACAAATATTGGACAGAGCTTTGAATGAGTTTGATATTAATTTATTTGCAGTCGATGCGGCCACTGTCTCTTTGGCTCTTGATGAAACAACTACTAAAAGcgatgttgaaaatttaaTTAAAGTGTTTGATATTAAAAATTCCACAGAGTATCTCTCAAAGGATTATTCTAACAGTTTTCCTACAGAATTTCGGCGTACTGATGAAATATTGAAGAGTGAAGTCTTCCACAAACACCATAGCGAAACTGCAATGTTGAGATATCTACATAGATTACAATCTCGCGATTTATCTCTTGCTAATTCTATGATCCCATTAGGTTCCTGTACTATGAAGTTGAACAGTACAGTTGAAATGATGCCCATCACATGGCCACAATTTGCCAATATTCATCCCTTCCAACCGTTAAATCAAGTCCAGGGGTACAAAGAACTCATTAGTTCTTTGGAGAAAGATTTATGCAGCATTACAGGTTACGATGGTATTTCTCTACAGCCAAATTCAGGTGCTCAAGGTGAATACACTGGTTTGAGAGTAATTAGATCGTATTTGGAAAGTAAGGGTGAAAGTCACCGTAACATTTGTTTGATCCCCGTATCTGCACATGGTACAAATCCGGCTTCTGCTGCCATGGCAGGTTTGAAAGTTGTTCCAGTCAACTGTTTACAAAATGGTTCTCTGGATTTAATTGATTTAAAGAATAAGGCTGAAAAGCATTCCAACGAATTAGCCGCTGTAATGATCACTTATCCTTCCACCTACGGTTTATTCGAACCAAGTATTCAAGATGCTATTGACACGGTGCATTCGTTTGGTGGGCAAGTCTATTTGGATGGTGCTAACATGAATGCTCAAGTCGGGCTAACTTCACCAGGTGATCTTGGCGCAGATGTCTGCCACTTGAATTTACATAAGACATTTTCCATCCCTCATGGTGGAGGTGGTCCAGCTGGTGCCCCTATCTGCGTAGCATCACATTTGATACCTCATTTACCAAGGCATGATGTCGTCGATATGGTCACTGGAGTTGGT
The window above is part of the Saccharomyces kudriavzevii IFO 1802 strain IFO1802 genome assembly, chromosome: 13 genome. Proteins encoded here:
- the GCV2 gene encoding glycine decarboxylase subunit P (similar to Saccharomyces cerevisiae GCV2 (YMR189W); ancestral locus Anc_6.277), which translates into the protein MFRTRVGAIFRSGANYVSQARSRSLHSQSILLKAAVADISSSQYTKIYNPDLKNIERPLDTFPRRHLGPSPNDVKKMLKTMHYTDLNTFVEELVPPNILKRRPLNLEAPSKGFCEQEMIQHLEKIANKNRYKVRNFIGKGYYGTILPPVIQRNLLESPEWYTSYTPYQPEISQGRLEALLNFQTVVSDLTGLPVANASLLDEGTAAGEAMLLSFNVSRKKKFKYVIDKKLHQQTKSVIRTRAMPFNIEIVEVDCSDIEDAVNVLKNPDVSGCLVQYPATDGSILAPDAMKQLSEALHSHKSLLSVASDLMALTLLKPPADYGADIVLGSSQRFGVPMGYGGPHAAFFAVINKLNRKIPGRIVGISKDRLGNTALRLALQTREQHIKRDKATSNICTAQALLANVASSYCVYHGPRGLQNISERIFSLTSILANAIKDGSCPHQLINQTWFDTLTIKLGNGVNSQQILDRALNEFDINLFAVDAATVSLALDETTTKSDVENLIKVFDIKNSTEYLSKDYSNSFPTEFRRTDEILKSEVFHKHHSETAMLRYLHRLQSRDLSLANSMIPLGSCTMKLNSTVEMMPITWPQFANIHPFQPLNQVQGYKELISSLEKDLCSITGYDGISLQPNSGAQGEYTGLRVIRSYLESKGESHRNICLIPVSAHGTNPASAAMAGLKVVPVNCLQNGSLDLIDLKNKAEKHSNELAAVMITYPSTYGLFEPSIQDAIDTVHSFGGQVYLDGANMNAQVGLTSPGDLGADVCHLNLHKTFSIPHGGGGPAGAPICVASHLIPHLPRHDVVDMVTGVGSEKSIDSVSSAPYGNALVLPISYAYIKMMGNEALPFSSVIAMLNSNYMMTRLRDHYKILFVNELSTLKHCAHEFIIDLREYKAKGVEAIDVAKRLQDYGFHAPTLAFPVPGTLMVEPTESENLEELDRFCDAMISIKGEINALICDQPKGQILKNAPHSLEDFITSSDWDTRGYTREEAAYPLPFLKYNKFWPTVARLDDTYGDMNLICTCPSVEEVASEVD
- the SKDI13G3170 gene encoding uncharacterized protein (similar to Saccharomyces cerevisiae YMR187C; ancestral locus Anc_6.270) is translated as MIPFQFFPALRKKRCICWICLEDSTYDSTWLLHTCGCNLQIHKSCYIKWLYQIHVELFLSDPLDSPKGADLPIITSLKCLVDGHHDFMTTFSLAEIWETRPIWGQKSVPFQNDYLFNIMSLYTKRNNHPPYVLLKFGQCPQCKKTNFIKRPTVTTYSPVLSLFYQWQKITRYVVPLGITSSFLLNPEKTSFDLGLWQLRCLFPENVLRNMLNISTTKALDVYAQTERGLLSIPLTSSIIICGFLHYLSNISNVSANAILFKWVYLNIVKTAGNKYYKGIGLPKIILYSNLATFCYNFSLKRFFDLIYKKLIDKGGRNLYHGDFENTNHMVPVDEFFIRRSWYTILAEKIVWPLVGKCTGGLLLKLFLWAQKKFKIEWSPNCSPSEFRMIFNIIGCGTAAISWSSLKLYASYRRCLELEKINKFAEENSREEETEFF
- the MRPS17 gene encoding mitochondrial 37S ribosomal protein uS17m (similar to Saccharomyces cerevisiae MRPS17 (YMR188C); ancestral locus Anc_6.275) — its product is MARQNFLGLVVSQGKMQKTVKVRVETKVFNKKINKELFHRRDYLVHDEGEISREGDLVRIEATRPLSKRKFFAIAEIIRNKGQQFALYESEAQLSVAKEEAQRAKEFLDKRSERERKLNEKTTLLHDIRIIQEALSKGSTPKELSEIKQRYGIQDFSRETVRQLLQLNISELEVNLEKQRDVIDSIQTRTSELLLDDTKCNQFLKEHGVEDPLCLKRNIKKNLMRKYVMMDLQQPMQ